A region from the Polaribacter sp. Hel1_33_78 genome encodes:
- a CDS encoding phosphatase PAP2 family protein gives MKKILLLLFLLSCFGKTFSQTQKISLNLNTNKNLWQNFTYDLGNMAGGMGYAYSRPLYWKKKQFTHFGYIAAGTTSLYFIDDNVDRWADGWRGDVPRWLVNYGNDVGSPNNNFMLTGAVYLAGLFTENPKLRRTGVLLISSASAAGLMQQITKRIIGRARPKANVGKDVFDPLHFDRVYDYDSFPSGHVMLGFTNAYAIAKQFKSPWVKAGLYTIGSIPGLSRIIDRFHWFSDVAFSTALSIFIVEAVDRFLDNKYDQKYNPIKKNKK, from the coding sequence ATGAAAAAAATATTATTATTACTTTTTTTGTTAAGTTGTTTTGGGAAAACGTTTAGCCAAACTCAAAAAATTTCTCTAAATTTAAATACAAATAAAAATTTATGGCAAAATTTTACCTATGATTTAGGGAATATGGCTGGCGGAATGGGGTATGCTTACAGCAGACCTTTATACTGGAAAAAGAAACAATTTACTCATTTTGGATATATTGCTGCGGGTACAACTTCACTATATTTTATAGATGATAATGTTGATAGATGGGCAGATGGTTGGAGAGGTGATGTGCCACGTTGGTTGGTAAACTATGGAAACGATGTTGGGAGTCCAAATAATAACTTCATGTTAACAGGAGCAGTCTATTTAGCAGGTTTGTTTACTGAAAATCCAAAATTAAGAAGAACTGGAGTTTTGTTAATCTCCTCAGCTTCTGCGGCTGGGTTGATGCAACAAATAACAAAAAGAATTATTGGTAGAGCAAGACCTAAAGCTAACGTTGGTAAAGATGTTTTTGATCCTTTGCATTTCGATAGAGTTTATGATTACGACTCTTTTCCTTCTGGTCATGTAATGCTTGGCTTTACAAATGCGTATGCAATTGCGAAACAATTTAAAAGTCCATGGGTAAAAGCGGGTCTATATACAATAGGTTCTATACCTGGATTAAGCAGAATTATTGATCGTTTTCATTGGTTTTCTGATGTTGCCTTTTCTACTGCGTTAAGTATTTTTATCGTTGAAGCTGTTGATAGATTTTTGGATAATAAGTACGATCAAAAATACAACCCTATAAAAAAGAACAAAAAGTAG
- a CDS encoding nucleotide pyrophosphohydrolase — translation MNIENAQQQVDDWIKNHGVRYFNELTNMAQLTEEVGEVARIIARRYGEQSEKESDKNKDLGEELADVLFVVLCLANQTGIDLQDAFEKKLDVKTKRDHDRHHNNKKLK, via the coding sequence ATGAACATAGAAAACGCACAGCAACAAGTAGACGATTGGATTAAGAATCATGGAGTTCGTTACTTTAATGAGCTTACAAACATGGCGCAGTTAACCGAAGAAGTTGGTGAAGTTGCTAGAATTATCGCAAGACGTTATGGAGAGCAAAGTGAAAAAGAATCTGATAAAAATAAAGATTTAGGGGAAGAGTTAGCGGATGTACTATTTGTAGTTTTGTGTTTGGCAAACCAAACAGGCATTGATTTACAAGATGCTTTTGAAAAGAAATTAGATGTTAAAACAAAACGCGATCACGATCGTCATCACAATAATAAAAAATTAAAATAA
- a CDS encoding pyridoxine 5'-phosphate synthase, whose product MTKLSVNINKIATLRNSRGGNVPNLLKVAADIEAFGAEGITIHPRPDERHIRYQDARDLKTIVTTEYNIEGNPITSFMDLVLEVKPTQVTLVPDELNAITSNAGWDTIKHQSFLKEVISEFKKNGIRTSIFIDTDLKLIEAAAKTGTDRIELYTEEFATQFDLGNKRAIKPYTEAAILAHKLGLGINAGHDLSLENIQFFKENIPHLAEVSIGHALITESLYLGLENVVSMYLHRLQSTK is encoded by the coding sequence ATGACAAAGTTAAGCGTAAATATTAATAAAATTGCAACTTTACGTAATTCTCGAGGTGGTAATGTGCCTAATTTATTGAAAGTTGCTGCTGATATTGAAGCCTTTGGGGCAGAAGGGATTACCATTCATCCAAGACCAGATGAAAGACATATAAGGTATCAAGATGCAAGGGATTTAAAAACTATTGTTACCACAGAATACAATATAGAAGGAAACCCTATTACATCTTTTATGGATTTGGTTTTAGAAGTAAAACCAACGCAAGTTACTCTCGTGCCAGATGAATTAAATGCAATCACATCAAATGCAGGATGGGACACCATTAAACATCAATCCTTTTTAAAAGAAGTTATTTCGGAATTTAAAAAAAATGGCATTAGAACTTCAATTTTTATTGATACTGATTTAAAGTTGATTGAAGCTGCTGCAAAAACAGGTACAGATAGAATAGAATTGTATACTGAAGAATTTGCAACTCAATTTGATTTAGGAAATAAAAGAGCTATAAAACCATATACAGAAGCTGCAATCTTAGCACATAAATTAGGATTAGGAATTAATGCTGGTCATGATTTAAGTTTAGAAAACATCCAATTTTTTAAAGAGAACATTCCTCATTTAGCTGAAGTTTCTATTGGGCATGCACTTATTACCGAAAGTTTGTATTTAGGTTTAGAAAATGTGGTGAGCATGTATTTGCATAGGTTGCAAAGCACAAAGTAA
- a CDS encoding alpha/beta fold hydrolase has translation MSKNPILHATIKGEGEPLLILHGYFGMGDNWKSLGNQFAKKYQVHLIDQRNHGRSFHADEFSYELLVDDLHNYILHHQLEKVNLIGHSMGGKTAMLFAVTYPELLNKLVIVDISPRNYKPHHNAILAGLNSIDFSLQNSRNLVDEKLSKYIPDFGVRQFLMKNIYWKEKGQLGYRFNLQSLTENNPEIGEALPSFAVFEKDTLFLKGEKSDYITENERPIIEAHFPNSKIIKITNAGHWLHAENPKDFYREVAEFLG, from the coding sequence ATGTCTAAAAATCCAATACTTCACGCAACGATAAAAGGAGAAGGGGAGCCATTACTAATTTTACATGGTTATTTTGGAATGGGTGATAATTGGAAGTCATTAGGAAATCAATTTGCTAAAAAGTATCAAGTTCATCTAATAGATCAGAGAAATCATGGACGAAGTTTTCATGCAGATGAATTTTCTTATGAATTATTAGTGGATGATTTACACAACTATATACTGCATCATCAATTAGAAAAAGTTAATTTAATTGGTCATTCTATGGGGGGTAAAACGGCGATGCTGTTTGCTGTTACATATCCAGAGTTATTGAATAAATTGGTAATTGTAGATATTTCTCCAAGAAACTATAAACCTCATCATAATGCAATTTTAGCAGGTCTAAATTCGATTGATTTTTCTTTACAAAATTCTAGAAATTTGGTCGATGAAAAATTATCAAAATATATTCCTGATTTTGGAGTTAGACAGTTTTTGATGAAGAATATTTATTGGAAAGAAAAAGGACAATTAGGATATAGATTCAATCTACAATCTTTAACAGAAAACAATCCAGAAATTGGTGAAGCTTTGCCTTCTTTTGCTGTTTTTGAAAAGGATACATTATTTTTAAAAGGAGAAAAATCTGATTATATTACTGAAAATGAAAGGCCTATTATAGAAGCTCATTTTCCGAACTCAAAAATTATAAAAATTACAAATGCTGGTCATTGGTTGCATGCCGAGAATCCGAAAGATTTTTATAGAGAAGTTGCTGAGTTTTTGGGTTAA
- a CDS encoding CBS domain-containing protein has translation MNDYILKDIKPLRLQDNVKSAQKLFKNYPITHFPLVEKGRLLGSFSEDDMHTIENKEAVLERYTHLVNYFFSDEKATVLELLKTFSENDTNIIPVVNTDKHYIGYYDLRDVLDAFSTSPFMLEESETVIVEKLENDYSMSEASQIAEANGGKLLGIYISEKHNNFVQVTLKIITEDINEIMQAFRRYNYKIISSHQNDKYLEDLKYRLEYLQKYLEA, from the coding sequence ATGAATGATTACATATTAAAAGATATTAAGCCACTTCGCTTACAAGACAATGTAAAAAGTGCGCAAAAGCTATTCAAAAACTATCCAATAACACATTTTCCATTAGTAGAAAAAGGCAGATTATTAGGCTCTTTTTCAGAAGACGACATGCACACTATTGAAAATAAAGAGGCTGTTTTAGAGCGCTATACTCATTTAGTGAATTATTTTTTTTCTGATGAAAAAGCAACAGTCTTAGAGTTGTTAAAAACTTTCTCTGAGAATGACACAAACATAATTCCTGTTGTAAATACTGATAAACATTACATAGGTTATTATGACTTACGCGACGTTTTAGATGCTTTTTCCACGAGTCCTTTTATGCTTGAAGAAAGTGAAACCGTAATCGTAGAAAAATTAGAAAATGACTATTCTATGAGTGAGGCAAGTCAAATTGCAGAAGCCAATGGGGGCAAATTATTAGGAATTTATATTTCTGAAAAACACAATAATTTTGTGCAAGTTACCCTAAAGATCATCACAGAGGATATAAATGAAATTATGCAAGCTTTCAGAAGGTATAATTATAAAATTATCTCTTCACATCAAAATGACAAGTATTTAGAGGACTTAAAATATAGATTAGAATATTTACAAAAATACCTAGAAGCGTAA